Proteins co-encoded in one Acidobacteriota bacterium genomic window:
- a CDS encoding glycosyltransferase family 4 protein, producing the protein MRVLAVVPSIYDTSPGQRFRIEQWEPILREGGVKITYAPFENDELRAVLYQGGKVLTKVSAVTRNMKRRRAELADVSEYDLVYIFREAALLGPPWFERKIAKSGVPVVFDFDDAVFVSYKSPSNGYLSYLKFPGKIAEICKLSTHIMAGNEYLADYARANNHAVTIIPTTIDTDKYDFIERTDEPETITIGWSGSFSTIQHLDTIRETLQELAKQENFRLRVIGAPVYKIAGVDTEAMQWRSETELHDLRQIDIGLMPLPDENWTKGKCGLKALQYMALGIPTICSPVGVNSTIIKDGVNGFLADGQAEWIDKIKRLMHSAKLRRELGRAGRETVEREYSAKAVAPKVLEVFETAVNASKKKV; encoded by the coding sequence ATGCGTGTTCTAGCTGTAGTTCCTTCCATTTACGACACCTCGCCGGGCCAGCGATTTCGAATAGAACAGTGGGAGCCGATCCTTCGCGAAGGCGGGGTTAAGATCACGTACGCGCCGTTCGAGAATGACGAGCTGCGTGCCGTTTTATATCAAGGCGGAAAGGTTCTGACCAAGGTCAGCGCGGTCACGCGTAACATGAAACGGCGTCGTGCTGAACTCGCGGACGTATCCGAATACGACCTCGTCTATATCTTCCGCGAAGCCGCACTTTTGGGACCGCCGTGGTTCGAGCGAAAGATCGCAAAGTCAGGCGTTCCGGTGGTTTTTGATTTTGACGATGCAGTGTTTGTTTCGTACAAAAGCCCGTCAAATGGCTATTTGAGCTACCTCAAGTTCCCCGGAAAGATCGCTGAGATCTGTAAGCTCTCGACGCATATCATGGCGGGAAATGAATATCTCGCCGACTATGCTCGGGCAAATAATCACGCCGTGACGATAATTCCGACGACGATCGATACCGACAAATACGACTTTATTGAGAGAACGGACGAGCCCGAGACGATCACAATTGGCTGGTCCGGAAGTTTTAGTACGATCCAGCACCTTGACACGATCCGCGAGACCTTGCAGGAGCTTGCCAAGCAAGAAAATTTCCGGCTACGGGTGATCGGGGCTCCGGTTTACAAGATCGCTGGTGTCGATACAGAGGCGATGCAGTGGCGTTCGGAGACGGAGCTTCACGACTTGCGGCAGATCGATATCGGCCTGATGCCGCTGCCGGATGAGAATTGGACCAAGGGAAAATGCGGCCTCAAGGCTCTGCAATACATGGCCCTCGGCATTCCAACGATTTGCTCGCCGGTCGGTGTAAACTCTACAATTATCAAAGACGGAGTTAACGGCTTCCTTGCTGATGGCCAGGCCGAGTGGATCGACAAGATCAAACGGCTGATGCATTCGGCAAAGCTGCGACGCGAACTTGGACGTGCGGGACGCGAAACGGTCGAGCGCGAATACTCGGCCAAGGCAGTAGCTCCAAAAGTTTTAGAGGTGTTCGAAACTGCGGTAAATGCCTCGAAAAAGAAGGTTTAG
- a CDS encoding NAD-dependent epimerase/dehydratase family protein produces the protein MEKMNILVTGGAGFIGSHLVDALVERGHTVRIFDSLVEQVHGPTPPPHLSTEAEFIKGDVCDAEAVAEALDGIDVVYHQAAEVGVGQSMYEIVRYVKANDLGTAVLLEEMIKRPKQFKKLIVASSMSIYGEGAYRCNTCNETVFPFLRPNEQLAAHDWEFKCETCGGQLETIGTHEVKPLFPTSVYAVSKQDQEQYCLAVGRAYKIPTVAFRYFNVYGTRQALSNPYTGVCAIFSSRLMNDQAPTIFEDGEQSRDFVNVKDIVAANLLALETDGGDYNAFNIGTGRATSIKKISELLAAGLGKDIAPILVGKYREGDIRHCVADISKARKMLGYEPKVTLEDGLAELLNWLAEQEAEDKVESATAELAERSLVK, from the coding sequence ATGGAAAAAATGAATATTCTCGTCACGGGCGGAGCCGGATTTATCGGCTCGCATTTAGTTGACGCACTTGTCGAACGCGGCCACACGGTCCGCATTTTCGATTCACTTGTCGAACAGGTCCACGGCCCCACGCCGCCGCCTCATCTCAGCACGGAAGCAGAGTTTATCAAGGGCGACGTCTGCGACGCCGAGGCTGTTGCCGAGGCTCTCGACGGTATTGATGTCGTCTATCACCAGGCGGCTGAGGTCGGTGTCGGGCAATCGATGTATGAGATCGTGCGGTATGTGAAGGCAAACGATCTCGGAACTGCGGTTTTGCTCGAGGAGATGATCAAACGGCCGAAGCAGTTCAAGAAGCTGATCGTCGCTTCGTCAATGTCGATATATGGCGAAGGAGCGTATCGCTGCAATACCTGCAATGAAACCGTCTTTCCGTTTCTGCGGCCAAACGAACAGCTTGCCGCACACGATTGGGAATTCAAATGCGAAACCTGCGGCGGACAGCTTGAGACGATCGGCACGCACGAAGTGAAACCGCTTTTCCCGACCTCGGTTTACGCGGTCAGCAAACAGGATCAGGAACAATACTGCCTCGCAGTCGGCCGTGCGTACAAGATACCGACGGTCGCGTTTCGATATTTCAACGTTTACGGTACGCGGCAGGCTCTGTCGAATCCATACACTGGCGTCTGTGCGATCTTTTCGTCACGACTGATGAACGATCAGGCTCCGACCATTTTCGAAGACGGCGAACAGTCGCGTGATTTCGTCAATGTAAAAGATATCGTAGCCGCAAACCTTCTCGCCCTTGAAACCGATGGCGGGGATTACAATGCTTTCAATATCGGCACCGGACGAGCGACCTCGATCAAGAAGATCTCCGAGTTGCTCGCCGCCGGATTAGGCAAAGATATCGCCCCGATCCTCGTAGGAAAATACCGCGAAGGCGACATTCGCCACTGTGTTGCGGATATCTCGAAAGCGAGAAAGATGCTTGGTTACGAGCCGAAAGTGACCTTGGAGGATGGTTTGGCCGAGCTGTTAAACTGGCTCGCTGAGCAGGAAGCTGAAGATAAAGTCGAAAGTGCCACGGCGGAGTTGGCGGAGCGGAGTCTTGTTAAATAG
- a CDS encoding GxxExxY protein, whose translation MSSELAFGDLTYKLIGLGMQVYSTLGNGYLERVYENSLMVLFRKNGIHAEQQCPIKVRFEGEIVGDYCADVLVDGNVLIELKVADRITDVHKAQVLNFLKATGVELGMIFNFGAKIFEHHRLINRLSRPGILTTD comes from the coding sequence ATGAGTAGTGAACTGGCCTTCGGTGACTTAACTTACAAGCTGATCGGGTTAGGAATGCAGGTGTATTCGACATTGGGGAATGGATATCTTGAGCGGGTTTACGAGAACTCATTGATGGTTCTCTTTCGTAAGAATGGGATCCATGCTGAACAGCAGTGCCCAATCAAAGTTAGGTTCGAAGGTGAAATTGTCGGCGATTATTGTGCAGATGTTCTGGTTGACGGGAACGTGCTGATTGAGCTTAAGGTGGCGGATAGAATAACCGATGTTCATAAGGCGCAGGTACTCAACTTCCTGAAAGCGACTGGTGTCGAACTTGGGATGATCTTTAATTTTGGGGCTAAAATCTTCGAGCATCATCGGTTGATAAACCGTTTGAGTAGACCGGGAATTTTAACAACGGATTAA
- a CDS encoding carbamoyltransferase codes for MYILGLTTLGDSAASLIKDGELVAAVEEERFSRKKHHAGFPYRAIQFCLDQAGIELKDVEHVGHYWKPWILRHKAMQAAKSAFISKDMFKARADRGIAQVSDSYLGMFKHPKRLREHFGPSNFRFHYLEHHQSHAASAFFVSPFDSAAIMTWDGTGEDTTTLFSRGKGNKIEVLKRIKLPHSLGQFYSAVTNFIGFDMFAGDEWKVMGLAAYGQPKHYDFFREKVLTTNGRGDFKFNIRVLDHHLAKHYQFPDAIVNELGPPRLPGEELNEHHWDIACSAQKAVEETAIHLVKHLKEITGEENLCMAGGVAFNSVMNGRIFHETPFKRFYVQAAAGDAGCSLGAAMMVWHQKLGNPRKFVMNSAYWGPGFTNEQCQTALDTAGLKYHTLPDEELLPKLAKMISEGAIIGWFNGRMELGPRALGARSFLADPRRADMREILNHKVKLREWFRPLAPSMLEEHGNEVFGVEHHDPFMITVIEVAEEYKSKIPAVVHVDGTARPQMVNKETNPRYWNLINEFKKITGIPMLLNTSFNVQEPIVCTPQDAINTFGNANFDALVLENNLVLRDEN; via the coding sequence ATGTACATTCTCGGACTGACAACACTAGGCGATTCTGCGGCGTCGCTGATAAAGGACGGTGAGCTTGTGGCTGCCGTGGAAGAGGAGCGCTTTTCGCGAAAGAAACATCATGCGGGGTTTCCTTACCGGGCGATCCAGTTTTGTTTGGATCAGGCGGGGATCGAGCTGAAGGATGTCGAGCACGTCGGGCATTATTGGAAGCCGTGGATCCTGCGGCACAAGGCGATGCAGGCGGCGAAGTCGGCGTTTATTTCGAAGGACATGTTCAAGGCTCGTGCCGATCGCGGAATCGCGCAGGTTAGCGATAGCTATTTGGGGATGTTCAAGCATCCGAAGCGGCTCCGCGAGCATTTTGGGCCTTCGAATTTCAGATTTCACTATCTGGAACACCATCAATCGCACGCGGCCTCAGCTTTTTTTGTCTCACCATTCGATTCCGCCGCGATCATGACGTGGGACGGAACGGGAGAAGATACAACCACGCTTTTTTCCCGTGGAAAAGGGAACAAGATCGAGGTTCTGAAACGGATCAAATTGCCGCATTCGCTTGGCCAGTTTTACTCCGCGGTGACGAATTTTATCGGGTTTGATATGTTTGCCGGCGACGAGTGGAAGGTGATGGGCCTTGCGGCGTACGGTCAGCCAAAACACTACGACTTCTTTCGCGAGAAGGTGTTGACGACCAACGGTAGGGGCGATTTCAAGTTCAACATCCGTGTTCTCGACCATCATCTTGCTAAGCATTATCAGTTTCCCGACGCGATCGTCAACGAACTCGGCCCGCCACGACTGCCGGGTGAGGAATTGAACGAGCATCATTGGGATATCGCGTGTTCGGCCCAAAAAGCAGTCGAGGAGACCGCGATACATCTCGTCAAGCATCTAAAAGAGATCACCGGCGAGGAAAATCTATGCATGGCGGGCGGCGTGGCGTTCAACTCGGTGATGAACGGGCGGATCTTTCACGAGACGCCGTTCAAGCGCTTTTATGTTCAGGCGGCGGCGGGCGATGCGGGATGCTCGCTCGGTGCGGCTATGATGGTTTGGCATCAAAAGCTGGGAAATCCTAGAAAGTTCGTAATGAATTCGGCCTATTGGGGACCGGGATTTACGAACGAACAATGCCAGACCGCGCTCGATACCGCCGGGCTCAAATATCATACATTACCTGACGAAGAGCTACTGCCAAAGCTCGCTAAAATGATATCGGAAGGTGCGATCATCGGCTGGTTCAACGGGCGAATGGAACTCGGGCCGCGAGCCCTCGGTGCCCGCAGCTTTCTCGCCGATCCGCGTCGCGCAGATATGCGCGAGATATTGAATCACAAGGTAAAGCTTCGCGAATGGTTTCGCCCGCTCGCTCCGTCGATGCTCGAGGAACATGGGAATGAGGTTTTCGGCGTTGAGCATCATGATCCGTTCATGATCACGGTCATCGAAGTCGCTGAGGAATACAAATCGAAGATCCCAGCCGTGGTTCACGTCGATGGTACGGCTCGGCCGCAGATGGTCAACAAAGAGACGAATCCGCGTTACTGGAATCTCATCAACGAATTCAAAAAGATCACGGGCATTCCAATGCTGCTGAACACTTCATTCAATGTGCAGGAGCCGATCGTCTGTACCCCGCAGGACGCGATCAATACTTTTGGCAACGCCAATTTTGACGCACTTGTTCTTGAAAACAACCTCGTTCTTCGCGACGAAAACTAG
- a CDS encoding glycosyltransferase family 39 protein, which produces MLNRFISLACILVIAMGIALVPFPDGAAAIAFVMALAGLFIIAFRKYTEEKEFITTVFLVALALRMAFGLFIHIYELREFFGGDAFSYDAKGAEMVEAWMGLAINPDSTFFEFDPRSGVAWGMYYITAGIYYIFGRNIFAAQSFCAVLGAATAPMVYFCSRKIYNNRNVARFAAIAIAIFPSFIIWSGQLLKDGLIIFLLVVAMTMVMQLQSKISYAAVAILIVSLFGILSLRFYIFYMVVVAVVGSFVVGMSTTQRSLLRSTVILLVIGFALAYLGVGQRATVELTTFTNLNRIEGSRRDLARAAETGFGEEIDVSTAEGALTAIPLGFTVLMFAPYPWQATNLRQAITIPEVLIWWAMIPFLIMGLIYTIKNKLRNAFPILMFSLMLTIAYSVFQGNVGTAYRQRTQIQVFLFILIGAGWTVFKENRENKILTRAAAQRRIEEQLRANAEPREIEMQYEPARGGTLR; this is translated from the coding sequence ATGCTAAACCGGTTCATTTCACTAGCATGTATTTTGGTGATCGCGATGGGCATCGCTCTCGTGCCATTTCCGGATGGTGCTGCCGCGATCGCGTTCGTGATGGCGCTGGCCGGTTTATTTATCATTGCATTCAGGAAATACACCGAGGAAAAAGAGTTTATCACGACGGTTTTTCTGGTCGCCCTGGCTCTCAGAATGGCGTTTGGCCTGTTCATACATATTTACGAACTTCGCGAGTTCTTTGGCGGTGACGCATTCTCATATGATGCAAAGGGCGCCGAGATGGTCGAGGCGTGGATGGGCCTGGCAATCAACCCTGACAGTACATTTTTCGAATTTGATCCTCGCAGCGGCGTCGCGTGGGGAATGTATTACATCACGGCCGGCATCTATTATATTTTTGGCAGGAACATCTTCGCGGCCCAGTCATTTTGTGCGGTCCTCGGTGCGGCGACGGCTCCGATGGTCTATTTCTGCTCGAGAAAGATATACAACAATAGGAATGTAGCCCGTTTTGCTGCGATCGCGATCGCGATCTTTCCGTCTTTCATTATCTGGTCGGGACAGCTGCTCAAAGATGGATTGATCATCTTTCTCCTCGTTGTCGCGATGACGATGGTGATGCAGCTGCAGTCAAAGATCAGTTATGCCGCGGTTGCGATCCTGATCGTTTCGCTTTTCGGCATACTTTCGCTTCGGTTCTATATTTTTTACATGGTGGTCGTGGCGGTCGTGGGCAGCTTCGTAGTTGGTATGTCCACCACCCAGCGATCGCTGCTGCGAAGCACGGTGATCCTGCTCGTGATCGGATTTGCCCTTGCCTATTTAGGTGTCGGACAGAGAGCTACTGTTGAGCTGACCACATTTACCAACCTTAATCGAATCGAGGGCAGCCGCAGGGATCTTGCTCGTGCCGCCGAAACCGGCTTCGGCGAAGAGATCGATGTTTCCACCGCGGAAGGAGCTCTGACCGCTATACCACTTGGCTTTACGGTATTGATGTTTGCTCCCTACCCGTGGCAGGCGACAAATCTGCGGCAAGCGATCACGATACCTGAGGTCTTGATCTGGTGGGCGATGATCCCGTTCCTGATAATGGGCCTGATCTATACGATCAAGAACAAGCTGCGAAACGCCTTTCCGATCTTAATGTTCAGCCTGATGCTCACGATCGCTTATTCGGTTTTTCAGGGAAACGTCGGTACGGCTTACCGGCAGCGAACGCAGATCCAGGTGTTTTTGTTTATTCTGATCGGTGCGGGATGGACGGTCTTTAAGGAAAATCGGGAAAACAAGATCCTTACCCGGGCGGCCGCCCAACGACGTATCGAAGAGCAGCTTAGAGCAAACGCAGAGCCGCGAGAGATCGAAATGCAGTATGAGCCGGCGAGAGGCGGTACCCTTAGATAA
- the asnB gene encoding asparagine synthase (glutamine-hydrolyzing), with the protein MCGITGFVNSNREAVDRSVLEAMNQAIFHRGPDEDGFYVKENVGLAMRRLAIIDLASGQQPMYNEDRTKAIVFNGEIYNYQELREKLDQLGHKFYTKSDTEVIVHLYDEYGVEGLQHLRGMFAIAIWDERDKSLFLARDRVGKKPILYSHQPNGDLIFGSEFSAVLKHPAVSREVDLEAIDNYMSYLCVPAPMTAFKQIRKLEPGHWLLWKDGEIKTQRYWQPDFSKKIKITEEEAIVETTRILRESTKLRMISEVPLGAFLSGGVDSSAVVALMAQESEQPVKTFSIGFEEQDFSELKYAKRVAEHVGAEYNEFIVRPNALDVIPTLVDHYGEPYADSSAIPTYYVAKETRKHVTVALNGDGGDESFAGYERYAAMRIAEAYARVPAALRKVFVEVPVSLLPTSELKRSRFRDAKRFLRAANLPRTERYFRWVTTFNRDTKKELYTSDFAASVSGQDPLSLLDKWFAKANGTGTLDATLLTDQMTYLPNDLLVKVDIATMANSLEARSPFLDHKLIEFAATLPESMKMSGVGTKSLLKKVAARLVPREVIYRRKMGFGVPIGKWFRGEMKDFVRGVLLSERSLKRGIVKPDILERYVNEHIAGERDHSFQLWTFLMLELWFQRFID; encoded by the coding sequence ATGTGCGGAATTACCGGATTCGTAAATTCTAACCGCGAGGCCGTCGATCGCTCCGTTTTGGAGGCGATGAATCAGGCTATTTTCCACCGCGGCCCGGACGAGGACGGTTTCTACGTTAAGGAAAATGTCGGCCTAGCGATGCGACGGCTGGCGATAATCGACCTTGCCAGCGGCCAGCAGCCAATGTATAACGAGGATCGTACGAAGGCCATCGTTTTCAATGGCGAGATCTATAACTATCAGGAGCTTCGCGAAAAACTCGACCAGCTCGGCCACAAATTCTACACAAAATCGGACACCGAGGTCATCGTTCATCTTTACGACGAATACGGCGTGGAAGGCCTGCAGCACCTTCGCGGCATGTTTGCTATCGCGATCTGGGATGAACGCGACAAGTCACTTTTCCTCGCCCGCGACCGAGTCGGGAAAAAGCCGATCCTTTATTCGCATCAGCCGAACGGCGATTTGATCTTCGGCTCGGAATTTTCAGCGGTTCTGAAACATCCGGCAGTTTCCCGCGAGGTCGATCTCGAGGCCATCGACAATTACATGTCGTACCTCTGCGTTCCGGCACCGATGACGGCATTCAAGCAGATTCGCAAGCTCGAGCCGGGGCATTGGCTTCTCTGGAAAGACGGCGAGATCAAAACGCAGCGATATTGGCAGCCTGATTTCTCAAAGAAGATCAAGATCACGGAAGAAGAAGCGATAGTCGAAACCACGCGGATCTTGCGTGAATCGACGAAGCTGCGAATGATCTCCGAAGTTCCGCTCGGAGCGTTTCTATCGGGCGGCGTCGATTCTTCGGCTGTTGTCGCATTGATGGCGCAGGAAAGCGAACAGCCGGTCAAAACCTTCTCTATCGGATTCGAAGAACAGGATTTCAGCGAGCTGAAGTACGCAAAACGCGTTGCCGAGCACGTCGGAGCCGAATATAACGAATTTATCGTCCGCCCAAATGCTCTTGACGTTATTCCGACCCTCGTCGATCATTACGGCGAACCGTATGCAGATTCGAGTGCGATCCCGACCTATTACGTGGCGAAAGAGACGCGAAAGCACGTCACCGTCGCTCTAAATGGCGACGGCGGCGATGAAAGCTTCGCGGGTTACGAACGCTATGCCGCGATGCGGATCGCGGAGGCATACGCCCGAGTTCCGGCAGCTTTGCGAAAGGTCTTTGTTGAAGTTCCTGTGAGTCTATTGCCAACATCGGAACTGAAACGGAGCCGCTTTCGCGATGCGAAACGATTTCTGCGAGCTGCAAATCTGCCGCGAACCGAACGCTATTTCCGATGGGTGACGACATTTAACCGCGATACCAAGAAGGAACTCTATACATCGGACTTCGCCGCGTCAGTTTCCGGACAAGACCCGTTGTCGCTGCTCGATAAATGGTTTGCTAAGGCCAACGGAACTGGCACGCTCGACGCAACGCTCCTGACCGATCAGATGACGTATCTGCCAAACGATCTGCTCGTCAAGGTCGATATCGCGACGATGGCAAATTCGCTCGAGGCACGCTCGCCATTTCTCGATCACAAACTGATCGAGTTTGCCGCAACCCTGCCGGAAAGCATGAAAATGAGCGGGGTCGGCACAAAATCGCTCCTCAAGAAAGTTGCGGCAAGGCTGGTCCCGAGGGAAGTCATTTATCGGCGCAAAATGGGCTTCGGCGTGCCGATAGGGAAATGGTTTCGCGGCGAGATGAAGGATTTTGTCCGCGGCGTTCTGCTATCCGAGCGATCCTTAAAACGCGGCATAGTTAAGCCTGACATTCTCGAAAGGTACGTAAACGAACACATTGCCGGTGAACGCGACCACTCGTTCCAACTCTGGACATTTCTGATGCTCGAGCTGTGGTTTCAACGGTTTATCGACTAG